The genomic segment TTGATCCCGAAAAACAGCAAATTGATTGTTATTATGTGAGAGCCCTAAACCCTCTCCCAATTCTCGTTGAATGACTTTTCCACCGTGAAGAAACCCGGCCGATGTTTTTATCCATCCCGATGTAGAATCATACTTGTTATTGAAAAAAACCAACGCCCGCTCTTCGCCATATCGGTTGCTGAAAGCGAAAACGTTTTCATTGACAATCCCTTCGTCATAAAAGTCATAGAGGTGGTAGTTATCAACATTGGCAAAGAGGTATCGCTTTTTTAGCAGTGGGAAGATTTCTCTTTCGTGCCGCCTAATCAGGTGTTCATCCGGAATTTCATTGTAATACGCCTTTTTGTATTCCATTCCATACTTTTCCGAAAAGCCCTCAATTTGCCCGTGCCCGAACATCGGTAAGCCCGGAAGAGTCGCCATCATCACACAAACACCAAAATATTTATCATCCTTTCCAAATTGATTGACAGCAGTTTCTTCATCAGGGTTATTCATAAAATTGACATACCGCTGAAGAATTCGCGGGTCAAACTCAAGGGTGTTTTTAATGAGATATCGGTACTCTTTATTCTCTTCTTTTTTGAACATGTGCATAAATGCACTGTTATAGACGCGGTGCATTCCCAGTGTACGCACAAAATATCCTTCAAGCATCCAAAAAGCTTCGGCGAGCAGAAGCGTATCCGGAGCTTCTTTTTGCACCCGATCCACCACCTCGCGCCAAAATTCTTCGGGCATTAGGCGGTCGAATTCCTCTTTTGTCATTGCAAATGCCGAGCGAGAAGGGATTGCACCACCTTTACCGGGTTCGGGGAACCAAAGCCGCTCGACATGAATCTTCGCAAGCACCATTGCGGCATCAAACCTGATTACGGGAAACATTTTTGCCACTTTCAAAATGGTTTGAATGACAACTTCTCGCACTTCTTCTTTCAAAAAGTTCAGTTGTGCAGTATCGTTCCAAGGCAATCCGGTGCCATCGTTGCCGTGATAAATAAACTTCACATCACCCGTCCATCGATCGAGCCGAGCAAAAACCACCGAGGCGTCTGTTTTTCTCCAGTAGCCATCTTCAAGAAATATTCCGATGCGAGGGTCTTTTGAAAGGTCAGTCCCGTTGAAAGTATAGTTAGGAAAAGGAGGATAGTCTGTGGAAAGAAACCATTCAGGATGATTGATGACCCACGAAGAGTCAAGCCCCATATGATTTGGTACCATATCGCTTGCTAAACGAACTCCAAATTTTGCAGCACGGGTTTTCAGATTTTCATAGGCTGAAACACCGCCTAATTCCTCAGCGATTTCGTATGAATCAAGTGAATACGCCGAAGCAACGGCTTCAGGGTTACCGTTGATATTTTTTATTTTTTTGGAAGCGTAACTGCGTTCCCAAATTCCAATGAACCAGAGGCCGGTAAATCCATAGCGTGAAAGCCGTTCAAGCTCTTCATCAGGTATTTGATCAAGCCTTATAATCGGCCTCCCGTATTGCTTTGAGAGCTGATCAAGCCAAACATAGGTTGACTTCGCTATGAGAACCAATCGTGGCATCCAGTTTTCATCTTTGGTATAACGCTCCGGTGCGCTGCCGTAAAGCGGGTCTGCATAATCAGCGACTTGAGGCGTTGGTTTTTCGCCCCAGCCCCAAAATTCCACGCCGCGAATTTCTTCAGGCATCTTGGCCTTATCATCTGCCGCTGCGGAAATCATCCAAAAATATTTTCCTTCTTCGCGGATATAATCCGTTGAAAGCAGAAGTTTCTTTTGAAGCGGCGTTCTTGCAATCAACTGTTCCCACTTCTGAAGCACAAATTGCAATTGACCCATAATATTATCGGGAGAGGCAAGTGCCGGCGCAAGAAGCATTTTAAGAAGCGGTTGAGAATCCGGTCCAAAAGGTGGTTGCTGGTCAAAAAAGGCGTCAGCCGTTTTGATAGATTTCGAGTATTCTGTTTCAAGCAAAAGTTCGTTATCGTCGATAAGGTCGCGAATCATTCGATAGGCAGGGTTTTGATTTTCTACCCAAAGCAGCAACATTTCTTCGAGGTTCAATTCACGATTGGGCACACCCTCCGAGCTATGGCTTAAGTAATCGTTTGCTGTAAGTTCACCGCGATACACTTGAAGAGAAGGAAAATCGGAGGCAAAGCGGCGAAAGAGCCTCTCCCCGCTTTCATCGCCAAGTGTTGAGAGAATTGCCTTTTCGCAATTTTCCATCGCCTTTGGGTTCACATCTTCTTTATATAGCCCAATGACAAAGTGAAGCACTTCATGTAGCAAGCCCATTGCATGAAGTTCCGCAGTTCTGACCAAAGCTGTTTCGGGAAGAGCTTGCGCTTTACGATATGTGTTAATCGATTCAGCGAGCTTAAGAGTGGTTTGAAAGTTTTCAGCAATTACGGTTCCTTTGATCGAAAAAAACGATTCATCGAATTGGTAAGTATCTCTCGCTTTTTTGGAAATATGAAATTCGAATTTTGGGGAAAGATTTTTTGCAGAAGTGGCTTGCAAATTCGCTTGAATGCGGCCTAAACTCATCGCTTGAATGTTTTTAGTGATAGAAAACCGCTTAAGTTAAACGGGGCGGCTCAATTGGCAAAAAAATTCATCCGCCCCGTCGTTTCAAGCAATCTTCTAGAAGAAAAAACTATACCCAACGCCGGGGTTCGGGCGCAATTTTGGTTGATGACCGGGCGCTACAAGAACCGAAGCACCTAACCGGACATTCAAGCCTTTCCAAAGAAAATAACGGGTGCCTGTTTCAAACATAAATCCACTTTCTCCTTCATATTGCTTTGAGAGTCCAAATACATAAGAAATCCCGCTGTAAAGCGCGAATTTACGATCCGATGTCACGGGCAGCCAGCCTGTAATTCCAACACGAATAAAAGTGGTACTCTCATTTTCGTTTTCGCTGTTGGTGCTGATAATCGTGGGGTAAAATCCGATGTGAAATGAGATTGCGGATATCCGATATTCAGCGCCAATAGAGGGATTTCTAAAAAAGTTAAACCCAAGTTCACGGTCAGGGATGTATGCATTTTCTTCTGTACTGCTCTGGCTTTCTGTTTGCGCAAAACTCTTTTCATTGAAGAGGAAACTTGATAAAAGAATGAAGGAAACCATCAACGCTCTTGGAACCTTGTTTTGAACTCGGCTTTTCTCCAACTCTGAATTTTCCTCTTTCACAAGCATTAAAAATACCCCCACCCCAAGCATCCAAAGAATGAAGACCGTGCTTCCCAGTTGCACTGAAATCGACGCCCATTCAATTCCAAACGCTTCAAGAATTCCAATAAGCGTCCCTATGGCACCCAAATAAGCAGGCCACGACATCCATTTCGGTAAAAAATCAAACTCACCTGATCGAATTTTGTTGGCAAAAACTATCCCATAAACCCCAAGAGTTAAAAACCCTAAGTGCTCTCCAATACTGAAACCGAAGTAAGTATGAAAAGCTTCAAAAAGAATTTCAATGGATTCTTGTTTTGTTTCCGTAACCATTGGCATCATGTATTCCTTTGCCAACATTGGGACTAAAAACACCCATCGCATAAAACCAAGCGTATTGAATAACCCCGATAACAACCCAATGCCGCTTAGGAACTCCCAATTCTTGATTCCCCTTTCATTGAGAATGCTTTGAAACAAGAGTGTTCCAAATGTAAATGCAATTGAACCCATTGTCATCAAGTACCACCATAGTTGAATTTTAAATTCATTTTGGTGGTAAACCTTTAATGTCTCCTTTGCGCCTTTTCGGAGAATATCGGGATAGGAAAATTCAATTTCCAACATTGTGAAACCCGCAAAAAGAATGAGGGAAAAAAAGATGAAAAATATTCCTGTTATTTTTGATTTCGTTACAAGAGTCATGATTATTATTGATTCGTTTTAAAAGACGTTACTTCCTTACGATTCAAAACTACCGATGAACCCACTTTTGTAACTTGACACTTTGTACCATTTCTTTGACTTATCACGACATTATGGACATATCTTCTGCCATCATCCGCGATATCCTTTTCTTTGCAGCCTCAAAAGGCACTCCGATTGAAAAGTTGACGCAATCCCTTGGCATCTCTCTGAATGATTTACACAACGATGATTATCGATTTCCCCTTGCCTTGGCAGATTTAACGTGGAGGGAATCAGTGGCTTTTACCGGAGATACTCTTCTCGGTTTGCACTCAGGTATTGCAGCGGATTTTTCCAGTGCTGGCCTTGTTGGGTTCTTAATGCAAAACAGCCCGACTCTCTACACCGCCTTACTCCGCGCATCAGAATATTATTCACTCTTCAGCAATCTGATTCATATTGAACTAATTAAAAATGGAGAACACACCGCTTTAACCCTTACTCCTATTCCTCAATTTGAATCCTGTTTCGGAGCGAAACATGCGGTTGAAGGAACAATGAGCTTCACGATGAATGCAGTAAGAAAATTGACTTCAAAAAAAATTATTCCAACCTATATTTCATTCACCACTTCATTTCCCAAGGAGATAGAATCATACGAATCAATTTTTCAATCAAACATTGACTTTGGGGCAAAATCAAACTGTATTCGTTTTCGCAATCAGGATTTAGAGCTTCCAGTGATTACCTATAATCGACATCTCTATGACCTTTTAAATCAAGAAGCATCGAGGTTACTTGTTACTCAAAAAAATCTCCCGATTTTGGTTTTAGAAGTTCAACACTGCTTAAACCAATTATTTCAATCTGAATTCCCTCACCTTGAGCTTGTTGCTCGAAAACTTAAAAAAAGCACTCGTTCTCTTCAGCGCGAATTGCAAGAACTTGGCTTTACTTTTCAGGATATTTTAGAAGAAACGCGGAAGGAAATCGCTTTGGCTTATGTGCAAAATCCGAAATATTCGTTTTCTGAAATTGCCTTTCTTTTAGGCTACGCTGAGTCAAGTATTTTCACTCGCTCTTTTAAGCGTTGGACCGGTAAAACACCAAAAGAATTCAGGGAATCGAAGAAATAGGGTTTATGATTGGATAAAGAGCTTGAAGAATTCACCTTTTCTTAGAAACAAAAACAGCCTCTTGCGAGGCTGTTTTTGAAAAAAAATAATTTACTTCTTGTCGGCTTCGAGTGCATCTTTTTTGGCCAAAAGTTCTTCCTGTGTTTCAGGGAAGTTTTCATCGGCAACGCAGCAGTCAACCGGGCAAACTGCTGCACATTGCGGTTCTTCGTGAAAACCTACACACTCTGTGCACTTATCCGGCACAATGTAATAGATGCTGTCAGAAAGCGGTTCGTAGGTTTCGCCGTAAAGTGACCAGTTTTTTCCGCCTTCATAGATAGCGGTATTTGGACATTCTGGTTCGCATGCACCACAATTGATGCATTCTTCAGTAATCTTGAGAGCCATTTTTATTCCTCCTAGGATTGATTGATGATTGATAACAAGAAAAAAAACTCCTTTATTCTCTGGCTTTGGATGCGAGAGAGATTCTCATAAACTTTTATGTTCTAGAGATTTACGACGCGAATATTAAAAAAAATTCGTTCATAAACGTTCTAAAAAACGCTTTATTTCGCTTGTTTTCGCTATTTGGAAGAAGTCTAAATTGGAATTTTATTACACGGTTTCAATGAGCATTGCACAGGCTTCGCCGCCGCCGATACAAATTGCCGCGATACCGCGCTTTAACCCTCGCTCATGAAGCGCATGAACCAACGTCACCAAAATTCGATTTCCTGATGCACCGATAGGATGACCTAAAGCAACTGCCCCACCGTTGATATTGACTTTCGTATGATCTATGCCAAAACTTTTTTGTGCTGCCATAGTTACAACAGCAAAAGCTTCATTGATTTCGAAAAGGTCAATCTCTTTCGGCGTAAGCCCTGTTTTTTTGAAGAGCTTTTCCATTGCATCAATCGGTGCGGTTGTAAATCGAATCGGGTCTTTTGCTGCCGCTGTAAAGGCAATAATCTTTGCAAGTGGTTTTAATCCTCGCGTGCGAACGGCTTCACCTGAGGCCAATACGGTTGCAGATGCGCCGTCATTTATTTTAGAAGAATTCGCGGGTGTTACTGTTCCATCTTTCGAAAAAGCAGGCTTTAATTGGGGAATTTTGTCAGGCTTAAAGTTTTTGGGTTCATCATCTTCAATAATCGTCACGGTCTTTCCTTTTTCCTCCCACGAGACCGCGGTTAATTGCGAAGCAAATTTACCCTCCGATTGTGCTTTTCTGGCGCGTTCATAACTCATAACGGTAAATTCATCTTGCGCTTCACGAGAGATTTGGCATTCTTTGGCGCATAGATCGGCTGCATTACCCATCAAAACTTTGTTATACACATCAGTTAAGCCATCGTATTGAATGCTGTCTAACACTTCGGCATTGCCATAGCGATATCCGTTTCGTGCTTTTGGCAACAAATATGGCGCATTCGACATTGATTCCATTCCCCCGCTTACGCCAATGGCAACCTCGCCCAATTGAATATTTTGAGCCAGAAGCATCGTTGCTTTAAGCCCCGAACCACAAACTTTATTTACAGTTGTGGCAACGGAAGAATCGGGCACACCGGCAAATTTCATTGCCTGCCGTGCCGGTGCTTGTCCTACCCCAGCAGTGAGAACGTTCCCCATTACACATTCTTCAATATCACTCGGTGAAAGCGCTGAAGCCTCAATGGCCGCTTTTATAGCAAGAGATCCTAATTCCGGGGCCGTTTTAGTAGAAAGGCTTCCCATAAGGCTGCCAATAGGGGTACGTTTTGCAGAGAGAATAAAAACTTCGTTCATTGTTCTTTTATCACCGTTAAAGTTTGTGGGCAAAAGTAAAAAAAATTATGCGTTGACCAAGCCTGAAGTTACTTTCGTGGAGATAAAAAAACCTCGCCGGAGCGAGGCTTCAAAATGGCAGATTTTGAGATCCTACGGTTGAATTCGAATCACCTTGATGGTTGTCCATTCTTTATCGCCATCGTCATATTCAATATAAATTTGGCCGTCGTTATTTATCTTGGCGATTTTCCCCCAATAGTAAACTTTGCCATTTTGCCAACGTGCATTTACCCGAGTGCCAATATCTACTCTAAGCGGCATCAAATCTTTATAAGTAACCCACGCGATGTCGCCATCTAAATACTTAACATGAACTTTCCCGTCAGCAATTTCATCGATAACTGCCGGATAAAAAAATGGCTCGGTAAGCCAACGCGCCATTACCGGATTCCCTACTTTCCATTCCGTGTTTTCTAAACCCGAACTGCTCCCTTTTTCTTGTGCAAAAAGAAATGAAGTTGAAGGAATTAGGAGAACAATGAGATAAAAGAACTTCCTTAACGAAAAAATTTGAGAAGACTTTATTTGAATAGGCATCGTTATTTCTGTTTAAGTTAAAAAAAACATGAAAACGAGTTGCCTGAGAAGAAATGTATAAGAAAGCGGATAAATAATATTGTAATCTATTTCAATAAAATGAAAAAACCTCGCCGGAGCGAGGTTTTTAAACATTGAATCACGTGAACTCATTTACAAGGCCTTGAATTCGATGCGTCGATTTCTTGCACGCCCTTCCTCAGTGTTATTGTCATCAATCGGTTCATCTTGACCCGCTCCTCGAATCTGTAATCGACTTGAATCTACTTTCTTTCGAACCAAATAGTCTTTAACTGCTTTAGCGCGGTCTAATGAAAGCTTTGCGTTTAATTCCATACCACGCTTTGCATTTTGCTCGTCCGTTTCATTCCCCCTTTTTGCCGGGCCTGTGTTATCGGTATGGCCGGAGATTTCCAACTTCAATTCTTTTCGAACATACATTTTAAGTGCAATGCTATCCAATTTTGGCAAAAATGCCTTTTCAATTTTTGCACTTCCCGTTGCAAATTCCACCTTAATGGTTAGGGTTTCGCCGGATTCGATATTTGCGATATCTTTCGCCTTTACCTCTTCAGAAAGTGTTACCGGCCCGCCGCCCCCTGTGGCAGTAAGCGTAAAGGTTGTGGTTTCATCAACTGTAACATACTTATACCCTGAAGCAGAAACTGTTCCAACACCCGATATTGAAACGGATTCGGCATTTTTGGATTCCCATTGCAATTTTACCTGTGTCCCTTCACCACGAGCGACAATTTTCGGATAAACGGTGAATTTTGTAACGGAAACCGGTTCTTTAACCTCAACTGAAACTGTTTTGGTTACGGGCTTCCCGTCTTTTCCGGTTGCAGAAATTGTAAAGGTTTTGTTCTCTGTTACAGGCACTTCTTTCGATCCTTTTGTGGATACACCCCCAAGTTCAGCAATCATCGCCGTATCGGCACCGGTGACTTCCCAAGAAAGCGTTGCGGAAGTTTGTTTTCCTCGAACCAGCGACGAAGGCGATGCAGTGAACGACTGAATCACAGCCGGAGGCAAAACGGCGGCAATTGGTACGGGGGTCATTTCTTTAGGTGCTTCGGCAGTACTTGAATTTTCACCAAAGTAGAAATTCATTCCTAAAGTGAGCGTGAAATACATATCATTGCTCTCGTTTTGCTTATCAGTCAGAGTCGGGAAACCGCCAACAAATGTTCCACTATAGGGAGCCGCTTCCATTCGGTCAGAAAGCAAATAGGTGTAAGTCAGGTTCGCATCAAAGCTGACCTTTTTATTCAAAAAGAATTCAAAACCGGCACCACCGCTCAGACCCAAACTCATAGACCGATCGATAAAGCGGGTGTTTTCTACCAATTCGCCGCCATTTCTTGAAATTGTGGGTGAACCGGGGAATAAAAATGAAGCCCCCACATGCGCATACGGGTTGACAGTTTCGTCAAGAAAAAAATTATACTGAATGCCAAGATTTCCAACGAGCGCTATCTGATCACCTAATCCTAAGCGACCAAAACCGGTGTATGTTTCTTCTCTTTCAGAAAGATACAACCCTTCAGCACGTAGCCTTACATTGATTTCAGGGGTAATAAAATACTTGCCTTGAACGCCAAACGCTGCACCGGTTTTATAAGGATAATCGATTGTTGGGAAGTTCATCCCACCAAAAAAGCCAAATCCCCATTCTGCACCGCGTAGCTGCGCTTGGACTTGTGAAGTTGAAATTGCCATCATCACAAGCAAAACGAGTTTACTCACTTTTGTTTTCATACAATATTTATTAATCTGTGAAAAATAAAATAAATCGTAAAAACCTAACCGGATTGAAGTATTCATTGCCAAGTTTTTTTACAAGCCAATAGACTTCGATTATCCTATTTCAAAACTTTAGAGGTGTCAATCCAAGAACCTCCTCAAAAGCCGCGCGAATTTAGAGAAAAACACACTTAAACGGAAAACTTTTTCACCCTTGGGGTTGGTTGCTCGAGTTGAATATTCGAATCCCTACATTTTTCCACGAAAAAGCATCAAAAAATATCCCGTTTTATTGGAAGGGTTTGAAATAAGTTTATCTTAATGAAAAAGAAATTCTTGAGAATATTTTTTATTTAATCCTGTGCCAATTTCTTCTGTTATTATCGTTGGAGCGGGAATAAGCGGTCTTTTGGCCGGCACGGTTTTGCAAAAAAACGGTATTCAAGTTACCCTTATTGATAAAGGCCGTGGTGTCGGTGGAAGGCTTGCAACACGGCGGATGGATGAAAGGATCTTTGACCACGGCGCCCAATATTTTACCGCCCACGACTCGCGTTTCCAAAAGTTTATTGATGAACTTCTGGAATTGGGAATTATTCGAGTTTGGACGCGTGAATTCCACTCAGGAACCGCGAACTCATTTATGAGCGATAACCCGCGATACATTGCCCCTCAAGGGATGACCGCAGTTGCAAAGCATTTTGCGAAATTCCTTGATGTGAGAACCTCTGAACAAGTTGTTTTTGTTTCTCGAAATAAGCATTCTTGGCAAGTTGAAACTGAAAGCGGCCTGACTCTTTCGGCAGATGCCTTAATTCTTACGCCGCCTTTACCGCAATCTTTGGCTCTCCTTCAAACTGCAAATTTTGAACTTGACCCCATTCATCGTGAAGAGCTGCAACGAATCACTTATCAAGCCTGCTTTTCGCTATTGGTATCAATGAATGAAACAAGTCAAATACCTTCTCCCGGTGGGATTTGGTTTACCACCGACCCTAAAATTAAGTGGATAGCCGATAATTATATGAAAGGAATTTCTCCTTCACCTTGTATTACCGTACAATCAAGCGGAGAATTTGCTTTGAATTTTTGGGAAACGCCGGATGAAGAAATAGCGAATGAACTGCTTTCAGCAATAAAACCTTATGTGAATGGGAGTGTATTGCGTTACGAGCTTAAGCGCTGGCGCTACGCCTTTGCATCAACATTTTATCATGCCCCCTACGAAATTTTAAACTCGGATCCCCCGCTCGCTTTAGCCGGAGATGCCTTTTATGCGCCAAGGGTCGAGGGTGGTGCAATCAGTGGAATCTCTGTCGCAGAAGCACTTCTAAAACTTCCTTGATTACTTCCATTTAAAGGAAAACTAAACGATTGGTTAGGCGGTAAAGAAAAGATTGTCCAATAGCCTCACCCCTTCAACTCTGACCGTAACCAGCAAAACATATTCTACACCCTTTTCTAACTTTTCGGGCGTTTGGAAATCGTTTAATCGAACAATGTCGAGATAATCAATTGTCAGTTTCGAGAAAGTTTTCAATTCGCTTTCTACCGCAAGGAGCAACTTTTCCATATCTCGCTCTCCGGAATCAATTGAATGCTTTGCGTTGAAAATCGCCTTCGAGATGACCCCCGCTTGTTGCCGTGACTCCTCAGTTAAATACATATTTCTTGAACTCATCGCCAGCCCATTCGGTTCGCGCACTATTTCCCCGCCAAGAATTTCAATATCAAGATTTAAATCTTCGGTCATTCTTTTGATCACCGCAAATTGCTGTGCATCCTTTTTTCCGAACACCGCAACTTCAGGCATCACCGTTCCAAAAAGTTTCATCACAACGGTTGAAACCCCGCGAAAATGACCGGGTCGAATGGCGCCCTCAAAACGCTCCGTGAGGCCTTCAACTGAGACAAAGGTTTGGTGAGACTCTGCGTAAAAGTCGCTTGCTTCCGGCAAAAAAAGAACATCGACTCCTGCATTTTCAGCAAGCGCGGTATCTTTCTCTATCGGGCGTGGGTATTTTGAAAAATCTTCATTCTTGCCGAATTGTAACGGGTTTACAAAAATCGACAATACAACAAGGTTCGCGCGAGTCTTAGCGAGGCTAATCAAACTTAAGTGCCCTTGATGCAATGCACCCATTGTTGGCACAAACCCAATCGTTTTGCCCCTTCGCCTCTCATTTCGCGAAAATTGTTGCATTTCAGCCGAACCTTTAATAATGTTCATAACAGATTAGATTGCGGTTTATTCGTCAATGTCTTCTTCTGTCTTCATACCAAGCGATTCTGAAGTGTCCATTTCATTATCATTTTTTCCGGCAACAATCAACACAAATTCGCCCAGCGTTTTTTTGGACGAAATTGCAGAGGCTAATTCGCTTGCTTTACCGATGCGGATTTCCTCGAATTTTTTGGTCAGTTCTCTTGCAATCATCACATCACGATTCCCAAAAAAACGGTCGATTTCCTCCAAAAGTCGCATCACACGATGCGGAGATTCATAAAAAACAATAGCTGATTCTAACCCTGCAAGCAATTGCAAACGTGTTTGCCGACCCTTTTTGTGGGGCAAAAATCCCTCGAATGTGAATCGATTGCACGGGATAGGGCATGCCGAAAGTGCCGCAACCGCTGCTGAGACTCCCGGAATC from the Chloroherpetonaceae bacterium genome contains:
- a CDS encoding OmpA family protein, which codes for MKTKVSKLVLLVMMAISTSQVQAQLRGAEWGFGFFGGMNFPTIDYPYKTGAAFGVQGKYFITPEINVRLRAEGLYLSEREETYTGFGRLGLGDQIALVGNLGIQYNFFLDETVNPYAHVGASFLFPGSPTISRNGGELVENTRFIDRSMSLGLSGGAGFEFFLNKKVSFDANLTYTYLLSDRMEAAPYSGTFVGGFPTLTDKQNESNDMYFTLTLGMNFYFGENSSTAEAPKEMTPVPIAAVLPPAVIQSFTASPSSLVRGKQTSATLSWEVTGADTAMIAELGGVSTKGSKEVPVTENKTFTISATGKDGKPVTKTVSVEVKEPVSVTKFTVYPKIVARGEGTQVKLQWESKNAESVSISGVGTVSASGYKYVTVDETTTFTLTATGGGGPVTLSEEVKAKDIANIESGETLTIKVEFATGSAKIEKAFLPKLDSIALKMYVRKELKLEISGHTDNTGPAKRGNETDEQNAKRGMELNAKLSLDRAKAVKDYLVRKKVDSSRLQIRGAGQDEPIDDNNTEEGRARNRRIEFKAL
- a CDS encoding FAD-dependent oxidoreductase, encoding MPISSVIIVGAGISGLLAGTVLQKNGIQVTLIDKGRGVGGRLATRRMDERIFDHGAQYFTAHDSRFQKFIDELLELGIIRVWTREFHSGTANSFMSDNPRYIAPQGMTAVAKHFAKFLDVRTSEQVVFVSRNKHSWQVETESGLTLSADALILTPPLPQSLALLQTANFELDPIHREELQRITYQACFSLLVSMNETSQIPSPGGIWFTTDPKIKWIADNYMKGISPSPCITVQSSGEFALNFWETPDEEIANELLSAIKPYVNGSVLRYELKRWRYAFASTFYHAPYEILNSDPPLALAGDAFYAPRVEGGAISGISVAEALLKLP
- a CDS encoding AraC family transcriptional regulator, with product MDISSAIIRDILFFAASKGTPIEKLTQSLGISLNDLHNDDYRFPLALADLTWRESVAFTGDTLLGLHSGIAADFSSAGLVGFLMQNSPTLYTALLRASEYYSLFSNLIHIELIKNGEHTALTLTPIPQFESCFGAKHAVEGTMSFTMNAVRKLTSKKIIPTYISFTTSFPKEIESYESIFQSNIDFGAKSNCIRFRNQDLELPVITYNRHLYDLLNQEASRLLVTQKNLPILVLEVQHCLNQLFQSEFPHLELVARKLKKSTRSLQRELQELGFTFQDILEETRKEIALAYVQNPKYSFSEIAFLLGYAESSIFTRSFKRWTGKTPKEFRESKK
- a CDS encoding DUF4386 family protein — translated: MTLVTKSKITGIFFIFFSLILFAGFTMLEIEFSYPDILRKGAKETLKVYHQNEFKIQLWWYLMTMGSIAFTFGTLLFQSILNERGIKNWEFLSGIGLLSGLFNTLGFMRWVFLVPMLAKEYMMPMVTETKQESIEILFEAFHTYFGFSIGEHLGFLTLGVYGIVFANKIRSGEFDFLPKWMSWPAYLGAIGTLIGILEAFGIEWASISVQLGSTVFILWMLGVGVFLMLVKEENSELEKSRVQNKVPRALMVSFILLSSFLFNEKSFAQTESQSSTEENAYIPDRELGFNFFRNPSIGAEYRISAISFHIGFYPTIISTNSENENESTTFIRVGITGWLPVTSDRKFALYSGISYVFGLSKQYEGESGFMFETGTRYFLWKGLNVRLGASVLVAPGHQPKLRPNPGVGYSFFF
- a CDS encoding thiolase family protein, whose product is MNEVFILSAKRTPIGSLMGSLSTKTAPELGSLAIKAAIEASALSPSDIEECVMGNVLTAGVGQAPARQAMKFAGVPDSSVATTVNKVCGSGLKATMLLAQNIQLGEVAIGVSGGMESMSNAPYLLPKARNGYRYGNAEVLDSIQYDGLTDVYNKVLMGNAADLCAKECQISREAQDEFTVMSYERARKAQSEGKFASQLTAVSWEEKGKTVTIIEDDEPKNFKPDKIPQLKPAFSKDGTVTPANSSKINDGASATVLASGEAVRTRGLKPLAKIIAFTAAAKDPIRFTTAPIDAMEKLFKKTGLTPKEIDLFEINEAFAVVTMAAQKSFGIDHTKVNINGGAVALGHPIGASGNRILVTLVHALHERGLKRGIAAICIGGGEACAMLIETV
- a CDS encoding YfhL family 4Fe-4S dicluster ferredoxin, giving the protein MALKITEECINCGACEPECPNTAIYEGGKNWSLYGETYEPLSDSIYYIVPDKCTECVGFHEEPQCAAVCPVDCCVADENFPETQEELLAKKDALEADKK
- a CDS encoding alpha-amylase family glycosyl hydrolase translates to MSLGRIQANLQATSAKNLSPKFEFHISKKARDTYQFDESFFSIKGTVIAENFQTTLKLAESINTYRKAQALPETALVRTAELHAMGLLHEVLHFVIGLYKEDVNPKAMENCEKAILSTLGDESGERLFRRFASDFPSLQVYRGELTANDYLSHSSEGVPNRELNLEEMLLLWVENQNPAYRMIRDLIDDNELLLETEYSKSIKTADAFFDQQPPFGPDSQPLLKMLLAPALASPDNIMGQLQFVLQKWEQLIARTPLQKKLLLSTDYIREEGKYFWMISAAADDKAKMPEEIRGVEFWGWGEKPTPQVADYADPLYGSAPERYTKDENWMPRLVLIAKSTYVWLDQLSKQYGRPIIRLDQIPDEELERLSRYGFTGLWFIGIWERSYASKKIKNINGNPEAVASAYSLDSYEIAEELGGVSAYENLKTRAAKFGVRLASDMVPNHMGLDSSWVINHPEWFLSTDYPPFPNYTFNGTDLSKDPRIGIFLEDGYWRKTDASVVFARLDRWTGDVKFIYHGNDGTGLPWNDTAQLNFLKEEVREVVIQTILKVAKMFPVIRFDAAMVLAKIHVERLWFPEPGKGGAIPSRSAFAMTKEEFDRLMPEEFWREVVDRVQKEAPDTLLLAEAFWMLEGYFVRTLGMHRVYNSAFMHMFKKEENKEYRYLIKNTLEFDPRILQRYVNFMNNPDEETAVNQFGKDDKYFGVCVMMATLPGLPMFGHGQIEGFSEKYGMEYKKAYYNEIPDEHLIRRHEREIFPLLKKRYLFANVDNYHLYDFYDEGIVNENVFAFSNRYGEERALVFFNNKYDSTSGWIKTSAGFLHGGKVIQRELGEGLGLSHNNNQFAVFRDQVSGLEYIRSIKELWAKGMFVELGGFKSHVFLDWREVVPSKLRPYDELEHLLGGRGVPSIEEAVLEISLRPVHESVQEILSPKLLMKVIQNATSFKSDKETVLTLNTHFEKLAKAIAEVSHAPLQSKEAGMLLEKKLITLSEILKAENGGDFTALVNTFFPKENKSGEGWRVFYAALVMHEVSLLHKGERKNLAREWHLIKLSRRFFSECGADEGRANYEAALAAVFSEMLLTAPVSLYDSILTALSTNELKALIGSNLHNGIVWFNKEAAEYHLKWIMVMAALQLGRSLSILELKQVESLIAQSEFQLARFIQLLTELNLKEAKSVNEKVSVAQVETKKPKPIQVITADVKPEKKAVSKKGKTVKSLKVSQASQSKAATPAKKKTEQKPFAKKVSTVPKKSSSKSSSVKSKKTVVQESPKPVAKKKVMSLKVNQATKSKSKSKLTTSKTKSTSNSQPVKKVAMAKAKTKSDVKGSAKSVSKKAVSVKKVSTKTSQKKKSSSKAK
- a CDS encoding tudor domain-containing protein, which codes for MPIQIKSSQIFSLRKFFYLIVLLIPSTSFLFAQEKGSSSGLENTEWKVGNPVMARWLTEPFFYPAVIDEIADGKVHVKYLDGDIAWVTYKDLMPLRVDIGTRVNARWQNGKVYYWGKIAKINNDGQIYIEYDDGDKEWTTIKVIRIQP